One Symphalangus syndactylus isolate Jambi chromosome 20, NHGRI_mSymSyn1-v2.1_pri, whole genome shotgun sequence DNA segment encodes these proteins:
- the LOC129469908 gene encoding small ribosomal subunit protein uS14-like — translation MGHQQLYWSHPRKFGQGSRSCRICSNWHGLIRKYGLNMCRQCFRQYAKDIGFIKLD, via the coding sequence ATGGGTCATCAGCAGCTGTACTGGAGCCACCCGCGTAAATTCGGCCAGGGTTCTCGCTCTTGTCGCATCTGTTCAAACTGGCACGGTCTGATCCGGAAATATGGCCTCAATATGTGCCGCCAGTGTTTCCGTCAGTACGCGAAGGATATCGGTTTCATTAAGTTGGACTAA